Proteins from one Aquila chrysaetos chrysaetos chromosome 5, bAquChr1.4, whole genome shotgun sequence genomic window:
- the GTF2A2 gene encoding transcription initiation factor IIA subunit 2 — MAYQLYRNTTLGNSLQESLDELIQSQQITPQLALQVLLQFDKAINSALAQRVRNRVNFRGSLNTYRFCDNVWTFVLNDVEFREVTELVKVDKVKIVACDGKNTGSNTAE; from the exons ATGGCGTATCAGCTGTACAGAAACACCACGCTGGGGAACAGTCTTCAGGAGAGCCTGGATGAGCTCATACAG tcACAGCAAATCACGCCTCAGCTGGCCCTCCAGGTGCTACTTCAGTTTGATAAAGCTATAAATTCGGCACTGGCACAACGAGTCAGGAACAGAGTCAATTTCAGG GGGTCTCTGAATACATACAGATTCTGTGACAACGTATGGACGTTTGTACTGAATGATGTTGAATTTAGGGAGGTCACTGAACTTGTGAAAGTGGATAAAGTGAAAATTGTAGCATGTGATGGAAAAA atACTGGTTCCAATACTGCAGAATGA
- the GCNT3 gene encoding beta-1,3-galactosyl-O-glycosyl-glycoprotein beta-1,6-N-acetylglucosaminyltransferase 3: protein MRLCDRTPLQARRRCAVLLSSLLLAAAVALRSATRPCPAAHPDAAAHPRCRERLYRALELSPGRRINCSGIVRGDEQAIREAQLSNLEVANRRASLTPGEYLNMTKDCSNFKETRRFIEFPLSQEEAEFPIAYSMVIHNKIEMFERLLRSLYAPQNVYCVHVDSKSPAAFQEAVRAIVACFPNVFVASRLEEVVYASWSRLQADLNCMQDLLQSPMPWRYVLNTCGTDFPIKTNVEIVRALKVLQGRNSMESEKASGPKRARWQYHHQVGKFIFRTATEKPPPPHNYPMFTGNAYIVVTRAFVQYIFENPTAQQFLEWAKDTYSPDEHVWATLNRMPGVPGATPQNDKFQLSDMNALPRLVKWQYLEGDTSKGAPYPPCTGQHQRSVCIYGAGDVPWLLQQHHLLANKFDPLVDNAAIQCLEEHLRHRALYGRGL, encoded by the coding sequence aTGCGGCTGTGCGACAGGACCCCCCTGCAGGCGCGGCGGCGCTGCGCGGtgctgctcagctccctgctgctggccgCCGCCGTGGCGCTGCGCAGCGCCAcccggccctgccccgccgcccacCCGGACGCCGCCGCCCACCCCCGCTGCCGCGAGCGCCTCTACCGGGCGCTGGAGCTCTCCCCCGGCAGGAGGATCAACTGCTCGGGGATCGTCCGCGGCGATGAGCAAGCCATCCGGGAGGCCCAGCTCAGCAACCTGGAGGTTGCGAACAGAAGGGCTTCCCTGACGCCCGGCGAGTACCTGAACATGACGAAGGACTGCAGCAACTTCAAGGAGACCCGGCGATTCATCGAGTTCCCGCTGAGCCAGGAGGAGGCGGAGTTCCCCATCGCCTACTCCATGGTCATCCACAACAAAATCGAGATGTTTGAGCGGCTCCTGCGCTCCCTCTACGCCCCCCAGAACGTCTACTGCGTCCACGTCGACAGCAAGTCTCCGGCCGCCTTCCAGGAGGCCGTGCGGGCCATCGTGGCCTGCTTCCCCAACGTTTTTGTGGCGAGCCGCTTGGAAGAGGTGGTGTACGCCTCCTGGTCCCGGCTGCAGGCTGACCTCAACTGCATGCAGGACCTGCTGCAGAGCCCCATGCCGTGGCGCTACGTCCTCAACACCTGCGGCACCGATTTCCCCATCAAGACCAACGTCGAGATCGTCCGTGCCCTGAAGGTGCTGCAGGGGCGGAACAGCATGGAGTCAGAGAAGGCCTCGGGCCCCAAGCGGGCGCGCTGGCAGTACCACCACCAAGTGGGGAAGTTCATCTTCCGGACAGCCACAGAGAAACCTCCGCCACCCCACAACTATCCCATGTTCACGGGCAACGCGTACATTGTGGTCACGCGGGCCTTCGTGCAGTACATCTTTGAGAACCCCACGGCGCAGCAGTTCCTCGAGTGGGCCAAGGACACCTACAGCCCTGACGAACACGTCTGGGCCACCCTCAACCGCATGCCCGGCGTGCCGGGCGCCACGCCCCAGAATGACAAGTTCCAGCTCTCGGACATGAACGCCCTGCCCCGCCTGGTCAAGTGGCAGTACCTGGAGGGCGACACCAGCAAGGGCGCGCCCTACCCGCCCTGCACCGGCCAGCACCAGCGCTCCGTCTGTATCTACGGGGCGGGCGACGTGCCCTGGTTGCTCCAGCAGCACCACCTCTTGGCCAACAAGTTCGACCCCCTCGTGGACAACGCCGCCATCCAGTGCCTCGAGGAGCACCTGCGCCACAGGGCCCTCTACGGCCGGGGGCTCTGA